AGATAAAGAAAAGGTGAACATATGAAAAAAATATTAGTTGTAGATGATGAGAAACCAATCTCAGATATTATTAAGTTCAATATGACCAAAGAAGGCTATGAGGTTGTAACGGCCTTTAACGGTAGAGAAGCTATTGAGCTATTTGAGGCGGAGCAACCAGATATTATTATTCTAGACTTGATGCTACCTGAAATTGATGGTTTAGAAGTAGCCAAAGCCATTCGTAAGACGAGTAGTGTGCCTATCATTATGCTCTCAGCTAAGGATAGTGAATTTGACAAGGTTATTGGTTTGGAGTTAGGTGCAGATGATTATGTCACAAAGCCTTTCTCAAACCGTGAGTTGCAAGCTCGTGTGAAGGCTTTACTCCGTCGTACAGACCTCGCTTCAGTGGATAGTCAAGAAACTGATGAAAAGAAATCCCAACCCCTACAGATTGGCGATTTGGAAATTCTGCCAGACGCTTACGTAGCCAAAAAATATGGTGAGGAATTAGAGTTGACTCATCGTGAGTTTGAGCTCTTGTACCACTTGGCTTCCCATATTGGACAAGTCATTACTCGTGAACACTTACTTGAGACTGTTTGGGGCTATGATTATTTCGGTGATGTTCGTACAGTGGACGTGACCATCCGACGTTTGCGTGAAAAAATTGAAGACACTCCAAGCCGTCCAGAATACATCCTAACACGTCGTGGTGTGGGGTACTATATGAGAAATAATGATTGAAGATATTAGACAAACGATTCTGACCAGTGATTTTATCTTTATTTTGATTTTGCTGGGCTTTATCTTGGTGGTCACCTTGCTATTGCTAGAAAATCGCCGTGATAATATTCGTCTAAAGCAGATTAATCAAAAAATTAAGGATTTGATTGCAGGGGATTATTCTCGAGTATTAGATATGCAGGGAAGTTCTGAAATTACCAACATTACCAATAACCTCAATGATTTGTCTGAGGTTATTCGTTTAACGCAGGAAAATCTGGAGCAAGAAACAAAAAGGCTTAACAGTATTCTTTCTTATATGACAGATGGAGTTCTTGCAACCAATCGCCGTGGTCAGATTACTATGATTAACGATATGGCTAAGAAACAGCTGGGTATCGTAAAAGAAGAAGCATTGAACAAAAGCATCCTAGAATTGCTTAAGATAGAGGAAGAGTATGAACTGCGTGACCTCATTACACAGATTCCCGAATTGATGATTGATTCCCAAAATGCTAATGGAGAATATCTTAGCCTTCGTGTGCGTTTTGCACTCATTCGTCGTGAGTCAGGTTTCATCTCTGGTTTGGTTGCCGTTTTACATGATACGACCGAGCAGGAGAAGGAAGAACGCGAACGGAGACTCTTCGTTTCAAACGTGAGTCATGAGTTGAGGACTCCTTTGACGAGTGTTAAATCTTATCTTGAAGCCTTAGACGAGGGAGCCTTATATGATCCTGTTGCTCCTGATTTTATCAAGGTTTCGCTTGATGAAACCAACCGTATGATGCGGATGGTGACAGATCTCTTGCATCTCTCTCGTATTGATAATGCGACCACTCAGTTGGATGTGGAATTGATTAATTTTACAGCCTTCATCACCTTTATCCTCAATCGTTTCGATAAGATGAGGAGCCAGGATGAAGAGAAAAAATATGAGCTGGTTAGAGATTACCCAATCAATTCAGTTTGGATCGAGATCGATACTGATAAGATGACCCAGGTGATTGATAATATTCTTAACAATGCTATCAAGTACTCACCAGATGGTGGGAAAATTACTGTCAGCATGAAAACTACTGATGACCAGATGATTTTATCCATAAAAGACCAAGGTCTAGGTATTCCAAAGCAAGATTTGCCGAAGATTTTCGACCGCTTCTACCGTGTGGATCGTGCAAGAAGTCGTGCTCAAGGTGGTACTGGTCTAGGTTTGGCTATCGCCAAAGAAATCATCAAACAACACAATGGCTTTATTTGGGCCAAAAGTGAATACGGTAAGGGATCAACCTTTACCATCGTGCTCCCTTATGATAAGGACGCAGTGAAAGAAGAAATATGGGAGGACGAAATAGAAGATTAGAATGAGTGAAATAGGCTTTAAATATAGTATTTTAGCATCAGGTTCCAGTGGAAATTCCTTTTATCTGGAAACCCCAAAAAAGAAAATATTAGTGGATGCAGGCTTGTCAGGTAAGAAAATTACCAGTCTCTTGAGTGAAATCAATCGCAAGCCAGAGGATTTGGATGCGATTTTGATTACACATGAGCATTCCGACCATATTCATGGAGTCGGTGTGTTGGCTCGAAAGTATGGTATGGATCTTTATGCCAATGAAAAAACCTGGCAGGCTATGGAAAATAGCAAGTACCTCGGCAAGGTGAATTCATCGCAGAAGCATATCTTTGAGATGGGCAAAACAAAAACCTTTGGCGATATCGATATTGAGAGTTTTGGTGTTAGCCATGATGCAGTCGCACCGCAGTTCTATCGCTTTATGAAGGATGATAAGAGTTTTGTCATGCTGACCGATACAGGTTATGTCAGCGACCGTATGGCAGGAATTGTCGAGAATGCTGACGGTTACCTCATTGAGTCCAACCATGATGTGGAGATCTTGCGAGCAGGTTCTTATGCTTGGCGACTCAAACAGCGAATCTTATCTGATCTTGGTCACCTCTCTAACGAAGACGGTGCTGAGGCCATGATTCGTGCAATGGGAAATCGGACCAAGAAAATCTACCTTGGGCATTTGTCCAAAGAAAACAATATCAAGGAGCTGGCTCATATGACCATGGTCAATCAGCTAGCACAAGCTGATCTGGGAGTAGGAGTAGACTTTAAAGTTTACGATACTTCCCCAGATACCGCA
Above is a window of Streptococcus oralis subsp. dentisani DNA encoding:
- the vicK gene encoding cell wall metabolism sensor histidine kinase VicK — encoded protein: MIEDIRQTILTSDFIFILILLGFILVVTLLLLENRRDNIRLKQINQKIKDLIAGDYSRVLDMQGSSEITNITNNLNDLSEVIRLTQENLEQETKRLNSILSYMTDGVLATNRRGQITMINDMAKKQLGIVKEEALNKSILELLKIEEEYELRDLITQIPELMIDSQNANGEYLSLRVRFALIRRESGFISGLVAVLHDTTEQEKEERERRLFVSNVSHELRTPLTSVKSYLEALDEGALYDPVAPDFIKVSLDETNRMMRMVTDLLHLSRIDNATTQLDVELINFTAFITFILNRFDKMRSQDEEKKYELVRDYPINSVWIEIDTDKMTQVIDNILNNAIKYSPDGGKITVSMKTTDDQMILSIKDQGLGIPKQDLPKIFDRFYRVDRARSRAQGGTGLGLAIAKEIIKQHNGFIWAKSEYGKGSTFTIVLPYDKDAVKEEIWEDEIED
- a CDS encoding MBL fold metallo-hydrolase, with product MSEIGFKYSILASGSSGNSFYLETPKKKILVDAGLSGKKITSLLSEINRKPEDLDAILITHEHSDHIHGVGVLARKYGMDLYANEKTWQAMENSKYLGKVNSSQKHIFEMGKTKTFGDIDIESFGVSHDAVAPQFYRFMKDDKSFVMLTDTGYVSDRMAGIVENADGYLIESNHDVEILRAGSYAWRLKQRILSDLGHLSNEDGAEAMIRAMGNRTKKIYLGHLSKENNIKELAHMTMVNQLAQADLGVGVDFKVYDTSPDTATPLTDI
- the yycF gene encoding response regulator YycF, whose translation is MKKILVVDDEKPISDIIKFNMTKEGYEVVTAFNGREAIELFEAEQPDIIILDLMLPEIDGLEVAKAIRKTSSVPIIMLSAKDSEFDKVIGLELGADDYVTKPFSNRELQARVKALLRRTDLASVDSQETDEKKSQPLQIGDLEILPDAYVAKKYGEELELTHREFELLYHLASHIGQVITREHLLETVWGYDYFGDVRTVDVTIRRLREKIEDTPSRPEYILTRRGVGYYMRNND